One genomic window of Candidatus Methylacidiphilales bacterium includes the following:
- a CDS encoding 6-phosphofructokinase, protein MRSLAVLTSGGDSPGMNPAIRSITRAALHIGLRVWGIKNGYQGLLDDEFIPLDALVVSGKNREGGTFLQTARCAAFLSEDKQREAVEILRRRKIDGLVVIGGDGSLHGALALHNLGFPTIGIPGTIDNDIYGTDAGIGVDTALNTIISLVDMIKATASSHRRCFVVEVMGRQCGYLALMTTISTGSQVAVIPEFPYNFPRIIDTLEKRFASKHNNSVIIVAEGVMSGAEFMRRLKEEALAIGKTVRQELRLTVLGHVQRGGSPTHFDRLLASRMGEMAVQALIKGESGKMTALLGNTIILQDLKSILGRPNPLPPDAIRVAQNLGIEIGDAPRP, encoded by the coding sequence ATGCGAAGCCTAGCAGTTCTAACATCAGGGGGCGATTCTCCAGGCATGAACCCGGCTATACGCTCTATCACAAGAGCTGCTTTGCATATCGGGCTTAGAGTGTGGGGCATTAAGAACGGCTACCAAGGCTTACTCGACGATGAGTTTATCCCTTTGGACGCCCTGGTGGTAAGCGGGAAAAACCGTGAAGGTGGGACATTTCTTCAAACAGCTAGATGTGCAGCGTTTCTTAGCGAAGATAAACAACGCGAGGCTGTCGAAATTCTTCGGCGTCGCAAAATAGATGGACTTGTCGTCATCGGCGGTGATGGCTCTCTCCATGGAGCTTTAGCACTACACAACCTAGGTTTCCCGACGATAGGAATCCCCGGCACAATTGATAACGACATTTATGGCACAGATGCAGGCATCGGAGTGGATACAGCCTTAAACACGATTATTTCCCTTGTGGATATGATCAAAGCTACAGCCTCATCACACAGACGATGTTTTGTGGTTGAAGTGATGGGAAGACAATGCGGTTATCTGGCTCTGATGACTACGATTTCTACTGGTTCGCAAGTTGCTGTTATTCCCGAATTCCCATACAACTTTCCTCGGATAATTGATACTTTGGAAAAACGTTTTGCCAGTAAACACAACAACAGTGTCATCATCGTCGCAGAGGGAGTCATGAGTGGAGCAGAGTTTATGCGAAGGCTCAAAGAGGAAGCGCTTGCTATTGGCAAAACTGTGCGACAGGAACTTCGCCTTACTGTGCTCGGCCACGTCCAACGAGGAGGTAGCCCGACACACTTCGACCGTCTCCTAGCAAGTCGTATGGGAGAAATGGCTGTTCAAGCACTCATAAAAGGAGAAAGTGGAAAAATGACTGCCCTGCTTGGAAACACCATAATCCTTCAAGATTTGAAAAGCATATTAGGCCGCCCCAATCCATTGCCACCGGACGCAATTCGTGTTGCACAAAACTTGGGTATTGAAATTGGTGATGCGCCGCGGCCATGA
- a CDS encoding LysM peptidoglycan-binding domain-containing protein: protein MSGILSILRTHLTRVVVCSFITNFIAWQTLSFAQSASDPAASEEIEAARLRLLKAIDEIENVKLSDESQRIQLESLYKEIQQLKEENRRLRSDLNEQQALIQKLRADLERSEKSLNAQREVLVNEVSRLSVEAQKKNKPSQKSSKHTTRAVSTDEESLPEDYHHADSQRQSGREYYVHEVKKGQTLFSIVQAYRQQGATDATLEEVLEENNLKKTDTLVAGQKIYIPKAPSKR, encoded by the coding sequence ATGAGTGGCATTCTCAGCATCTTACGGACACATTTGACCCGCGTTGTGGTATGTTCATTCATTACAAATTTCATTGCCTGGCAGACGTTATCATTTGCTCAGTCGGCATCCGATCCGGCTGCCAGCGAAGAAATTGAAGCTGCACGTCTGCGTCTACTCAAAGCAATAGATGAGATTGAAAACGTAAAGCTCAGCGACGAATCCCAACGAATCCAACTCGAGTCTCTTTACAAGGAAATACAACAACTGAAGGAAGAAAATCGCCGTCTTCGCTCCGATCTCAACGAACAACAAGCATTAATCCAGAAGCTCCGAGCCGATTTAGAACGGTCGGAAAAATCTCTCAATGCTCAACGGGAAGTCCTTGTAAATGAAGTAAGCCGGCTTTCTGTCGAAGCACAAAAAAAGAATAAACCTTCCCAAAAAAGTTCAAAACACACAACCCGAGCAGTTTCCACGGACGAAGAATCTCTCCCTGAAGATTATCATCACGCCGACTCACAAAGACAATCTGGCCGTGAATATTACGTTCATGAAGTCAAAAAAGGACAGACCCTATTTAGCATTGTCCAGGCCTATCGTCAGCAAGGGGCTACCGATGCAACGCTTGAAGAAGTTCTCGAGGAAAATAACCTTAAAAAAACAGATACCCTCGTAGCAGGTCAAAAAATCTACATTCCCAAGGCACCATCCAAACGCTAA